From the genome of Hymenobacter cellulosilyticus, one region includes:
- a CDS encoding aminotransferase class III-fold pyridoxal phosphate-dependent enzyme, translating to METYTDTDKDQILQDNLEHTLFSWSKQAGLNPINAERAEGVYLWDRDGKRYIDFSSQLMNVNIGHGDQRVTEAVAAQMRELSYVYPGMITKARGDLGKKLAEITAPNLTKAFFTLGGAEAIENAIKLARVYTGRHKIVTLYQSFHGASYGAISAGGDPRKFAVDSQAMPGVVHVENPYFYRCPWYSSTPEGCAERAAAAMERIIQYENPGSVAAIILEGESGTSGCIKYPPTYWQRVRAICDKYGILLVADEVMSGFGRTGKWFGSDHHGVKVDLMCMAKGITAGYLPLGAVMVDEAIAKSFDDKPLPLGLTYSAHPVSCAAAVAVLNIYEEDNLLENTVTLGHYLDEQMAQLIAQHPSIGDWRNTGLFGCIELVKNRATKEPMAPGTPLRRRWKS from the coding sequence GTGGAAACCTACACCGACACCGACAAAGACCAGATTCTGCAGGACAACCTGGAGCACACGCTTTTTTCCTGGTCGAAGCAGGCCGGCCTGAACCCGATAAATGCCGAGCGGGCCGAGGGCGTGTATCTCTGGGACCGGGACGGCAAGCGCTACATCGACTTCTCATCCCAGCTGATGAACGTCAACATCGGCCACGGCGACCAGCGCGTTACCGAAGCCGTAGCGGCCCAGATGCGGGAGCTCAGCTACGTGTATCCGGGCATGATTACCAAGGCCCGCGGCGACCTGGGCAAGAAGCTGGCAGAAATTACGGCCCCGAACCTGACCAAGGCCTTTTTCACGCTGGGCGGGGCCGAGGCCATTGAAAACGCCATCAAGCTGGCCCGCGTCTATACCGGCCGCCACAAAATAGTGACCCTGTACCAGTCGTTTCACGGCGCTTCCTACGGGGCCATCAGTGCCGGCGGCGACCCGCGCAAGTTTGCCGTGGATAGCCAGGCTATGCCCGGGGTGGTGCATGTAGAGAATCCGTACTTCTACCGCTGCCCCTGGTACAGCAGCACGCCGGAAGGGTGCGCCGAGCGGGCCGCCGCGGCTATGGAGCGCATCATTCAGTATGAGAATCCGGGCAGCGTGGCCGCTATTATTCTGGAAGGCGAGTCGGGCACTTCGGGCTGTATCAAATATCCGCCGACGTACTGGCAGCGGGTGCGCGCCATCTGCGACAAGTACGGTATTCTGCTGGTGGCCGATGAGGTGATGAGCGGCTTTGGCCGCACCGGCAAGTGGTTTGGCTCCGACCACCACGGCGTGAAAGTGGATCTGATGTGCATGGCCAAGGGCATTACCGCCGGCTACCTGCCCCTGGGCGCGGTAATGGTGGATGAGGCCATTGCCAAATCTTTCGACGACAAGCCCTTGCCGCTGGGTCTTACCTACTCGGCCCACCCGGTGTCGTGCGCCGCTGCCGTGGCCGTGCTGAACATCTACGAGGAAGACAACCTGCTCGAAAATACCGTGACCCTGGGCCACTACCTCGACGAGCAGATGGCCCAACTGATAGCGCAGCACCCCAGCATCGGCGACTGGCGCAATACGGGCTTGTTTGGCTGTATCGAGCTGGTGAAAAACCGAGCTACCAAGGAGCCCATGGCCCCTGGAACGCCACTCCGGCGCAGATGGAAATCATGA